The sequence TTAAGATGCTCAAGGTCAATGGCATCATGAAGGTGAAGCTTTTTGATGCTGATCCTAAGACCATGAAAGCCTTGGCCGGGTCTGGTTTGGATGTCATGGTTGGAATTCCCAATGAAAAATTGGACAAACTTTCTCATGATTACGAACTTGCCCGAAAATGGGTGAAAGAAAATGTCACTGAATATCTTTATAAAGGGGGCGTTAGTATCAGGTTTgcgaatattttttttctagtgaatattttctgtttaaagATATGTaggtcaaaagaaaaaaattatggttttagtgaatattttttgtgttatgGTAAGGTGgtaaacaaaaatatacatattacGTAAAAGTTTTCTTGCCAGACTGAAATTGGACCACTTGATCATGTTGATTTTTACCAGACTGATTGGTCAGTTCAATAACATAAGCATTGTATGACGCACAACACAAGTTCCGACTCATGTTACCACGCATTATCATATAGAATTCAAAAGAACTTTGTGTTTTTAGAAAACCTAATTTCAAGACTCAGAGCGAGATATTGGTGTCttacataaaaagaaattgcGAAAGACTTGGCGGGACTTGATAATTTTGATTAAAGAcagaaatttcaaaatgaaagaaaaaacgaATGGGTAGCTAGCATGCTATTCTGCatctctttaatttttcaaaatgaaactgactttatcttttcttgttcaatttatgGGTGTGTGTTTTGAACTTATACAGCTCTGTGGCTGTTGGGAACGAGCCATTCTTATCAAGTTACAATGGCAGTTATGTTAAGACTCTTTTCCCATCAATGAAAAACATTCAAAGGGCCCTAGATGAGGCAGGCGTTGGAGGAAAAATCAAATGCGTAGTGCCCTTCAATGCCGATGTTTACGAATCCCCTTCGGACAAACCGTCGGACGGGCGTTTCCGAAAAAACATTATGAAAGAGATGATGGAGATACTACACTTCCTTCGTGCCAAGAAGGCCCCATTTGTTGTGAACATCTACCCCTTCCTTAGCCTCTACCAAACCAGTGGTTTTCCCCAAGAATTCGCTTTCTTCGACAACGGTAGCCCGATTAGAGATAAGGGTGCTCAATACAGCAATGTGTTTGATGCAAATTATGACACACTTCTTTGGGCGCTTAAAAAGGTAGGTTTTGCTAACTTGGACATTGTAATTGGGGAAGTAGGATGGCCTACCGATGGCAACGGTTATTGTAATAACAGATTGGCTAAGAAGTTTTATGACGGCCTCCTAAAGAAACTAGCAAGCGAAGAGGGAACCCCTCTGAGGAAAGGCTACTTGGAAGTGTACCTATTCGGGCTTTTTGACGAGGATCAGAAAAGTATTGCTCCAGGGGACTTTGAGCGGCACTGGGGCATTTTTCGATACGATGGCAAGCCTAAGTTCCCCATGGACCTTGCCGGCCAAAAGTCGGGACACCAGATGCTAAAAGGTGTTGAGGGAGTGAAGTACTTGGAAAGGCAATGGTGTGTGTTGAATAGTGATGTGAGGAACTTGAGCAATGCTCAAGTGGAACTCAACTATGCTTGCTCAATGGCGGATTGCACAAGTTTGGGGAAGCAGAGGTCTTGTGACTTGGAACTGCATGATAGAATCTCTTATGCCTTCAATGAGTTCTACCAAAATAGAGACCAAGATGTAAGGGCATGTGATTTTAGTGGGATGGGGACTAAGGTGACACAAGATCCCTCAACAGGAGATTGCATATTCCCGGTGCAGGTTGCTTTAAGTGCCGGAGAGAGGCGGCACGGCTTGAGTTATGCCTTGAGTGTCTTTGCACCACTATTTTTCATCATGAGCTTCTTCACACTGTTGTAAGACAGTGTGTATAGCTTATGGAATTCATTCTTGTgtggtttttcttcttctttattttgaggacctatatgtatttttaataatttatgttAGTCTGTCATTAATTTTACCTTTAGATCATGTCGTTTTTACCTATCCTATTTCGTGAGGAGATTAGGAGATTTACCATTTTAAAGTTTTCCTTTTAACCTTTTGCACAACCTGatggatattttttattttttagtcatTCGTTAGGGAGGGGAGCGAGAATTATATTGAGTTGCCTCAAGATTGTCTTATACATCGAACCCGGGTGCACTTGGAGGGATGAGGAGAGTTTGACCCACTTTTCCACTGTGGTGCCACCCCATATACCATGGAGAAATTAGTTGACAATTATGAATCTGATTGATTTGTGAAAGTCTTATATCACggcaataatttttttcctttataatGCATATATTGCGTAAAAGACAGTTCTCGTTGCGTGATTCTGCCACTCAAAGCACTTCTCTATTTTTACTGCCCTTTCTCTCTTTACTAGGAATCATGTAACATATCACCAagttttttcgtttttgttcatttcaaAAATCTTGAGCATCATCCAATTTGACCATTCATCACAAACTCACTAAGAGTTTATGAGCTTACACGCCAAGCTTGTGCCGCTGAGACGTATTCCTTTCTCGACCGTTCTTattctcacttccattctcAACGTCCCTCTCAATTCcatcttcactttcatttccACTTccattctcttcttttttctctatactctagcgtacaaaaaaaaaaaaaaaactaaaaactaaaaactaaaattgaaatagttTATCAAATAGGCCCTTAATTAAGCAATTATATAGGTCGTTAAAGATATCACCAAAGAGTTCTAGCCCAATGAAAAATGGTCTTAGAATTTAGAATAGTGGTCTCAGGTTCGAATCCCCATGGCACCTTAgcagtgtgtgtgtgtgtgtgaaatcTCATTCCccttatagtttagactatcgcttgaatttaaaaaatactaAAGATACCATTAATGGTACAAGAATCAAAACAGAGTATGTCTTTGAAAGgtgagaaaaatgaaaaacaagtaATCAGAGCAATCAAGTGGATCCAATATATCCGAGAGACCATTGTGCTGGAATTAGAGTGAACCAATGAGCTTAAGAACCAGAGAAATGCAGTTTTCGTCACCTCAACTGATTTCGAGCGATAATATTGGGTTTCGTTGCCCCAATTGTCGTCGGCCAAAACTAGTTTTTCTTGTAGTGCTCGCATACCCACTTACTTGGGGTACAGGTAAACAAATACTATTTTCCCTTGTAATGTAGGTTTACctcttatatttattttgtaagcAGAAGGAAGACATCGTGCTAATGCACGAGAACGAAAAACCTGTTGGAAAATTCTTGGAGAGTAGTTATTGTAAAACACTGCAATATTATTGAGCCAAGCTTTTGGGCTGCGCACACCCAACAATTCTTTATGGGTAACTATAAGATGCTGTACAAGCACCTTGTTGATGTTAGGTTGTGAATGAATGAACGAAAATTATAAACTGATTTGTGAGGCTATACGGTTCCCTTGGAATTAggcatgaaaattttaattcttatatatatatatatatatatatatatatatatatatatgccaatcTTGCCAGATGTGGTtaggttttcattttctgctttttgttatgtttttcttGGTGTCCTAAGAGCATTTTCACCAGttgccccttgccatggcaagattagccctagggcagccactattcacgtgaatagtggctgccctagtgccctccagcaaaatgtgtttccagcagttaggggcttgccatggcaattactattcatttttttggttttttcacaattttgtttacttaaataattaatttggataatattttcggataagatttttgggttcctacgtgtcaatactattcatatcggttaagattttcggtttcaaatttcagataaatttcagataaatttcaaatttcagatacatttcaaaattcaaatttcatataaattcaaaatgtcaaatttcagatacatttcggaattcaaattttagataaatttgaaatttgaaatttcattttaatttcaaatttcagataagattttcaccctctaagattgcgccgcgtgtcatatctatatgtgtacatttttctataaaatcagaggttcagctcatacctcccacaccaattcttctctacatttccatttctcaaattttagctttcattctccattctcaatggcagagATGGAAGagattttggagaggcaagagagagaaactagagaaagaatgcgtagacgagctgcaagcaaaagggcgcagagagaactagatgagcaacttggcatagcagttgcttttctggaggaagaaaagcaggctcgccgtggttcacgagaaggccgtcgcccaaatgtggacagacatagacattcccggggcaagaatcttatggaagattattttatcccacaatctctgtactctgatgttcattttcgagggagatatagaatgcaacctcatttgttcaaaaaaatcatgcatgatatttgcaattatgatgaatattttgttcaaaagagaaattgtgctggaaatttgggacttcttccagagcagaagttcacagctgtgatatgaatgttggcgtatgggtcatctgctgatcaggtggatgagattgctcggatggggaagtccactgttttggagagtttggtgcgattttgtgatgcagtggaaactctgtacaccagagactacctccgcagacctacgcccagggacctgcaaaggcttctccaaaaagcagagtctcgaggattccctggcatgattggtagcattgactgcatgcactggcagtggaaaaattgtccaactgcttggcaaggggactatggaaatagaaaagggcaaaaaagtatcatcctggaagcagttgctggttttgatacatgggtttggcacgccttcttcgaagttgccggatctcaaaacgatttgaatgtcctaggtcaatccccggtgttcaatgatgttttgagaggtgaagacccaaatatcacatatgaaattaacaataccatctaccagaCCGGGCATTATCTTGCTGATGGCatatacccgaggtggacaacatttgtgaaaacaattccccatccccgatcccataagcaaaaattttttgctcgctatcaagaggggtacagaaaagatgttgagaggtgctttggtatccttcaagctaggtgggctattatcaggggcgcggcacgtctatttgacgaggaggtgcttagaagtataatgatgacttgtatcatcctccataacatgattgtggaagatgaatatgattacgatgctgatgacgtgtatgaaccaaatcccatggacacggccctaacacgaatttatgaaaaaccagtggggccaaatggagaagcaatgcagcatgaaccgttggttagaggcggtagtttcatgccccgtatgattgatcgctacacggagatgcaatcgtcctatattcatgaacaccgtcaagttgacttgatggagcatttatgggcggtgaaaggcaatgaaggaaatgaaggtgaataaagtgaagtgaagaagttgtttttattttattatgctttggttgtgggttgtttattttttatgctttggttgtggtttgtttattttttatgctttggttgtggtttgtttattttttatgctttggttgtggtttgttttttttttatgctttggttgtggtttgtttattttttatgctttggttgtggtttgttttttatgtatggaatgttttgaataaaaaggaattttgttgaatattttctttattgactaaaagaaaagcaatacaactaataataaaataaaatacatgaattaaacaaaacaaaaaatacaatgaaatcaaaggtacatgaattaaacaaaaaaaaaaaaaacaatgaaatcaaagacaagtaaactaagacatgaaaggcaaacaaactattttaatggtttccatcatttaaccaatccgtgttgctaggtccatcatcacgaaaaagtcttcgtctcataacatcccttcgttctagcttccaaaattgttttgtttcaggagacatatggcttgtatccatggccatggtttcccgatcttttttttcaatgttttgttcgcatacatactccctttctttgcgtacatactccctttcttttgcatattctacttgaactgccatatcgtgctcttgttgtttcaagtccatttcaattctcatggcttggtgctttgaaagttcctccaaaaattgagatgcattcttgctaaaattactccctctcttcgccttcgccgccttcctcccaataggccttggattattttcaatgggtgagtcggtactcatcggggaatccataggtgaatccgatgccggcgtctcatgaagtggagtctcgttcaagactaccgtcggaacggttggaataatttggaatctcttacaagtcttcaccacctcccaacaatgggtatggttgaaactttttttcccttggccggtagcaccaaaccacatttgtgcttgtataatctataaaaaaaaaaatgaaatggaaatgcaagacaatttttaaaatattggcaatgcaacatgtaaaaaaaaaactaatggaaattaaagaaataataaaaaaaatgcaacatgtattaaaaaaaaaaatagagacatattaacaaaatatataaattgcaagaaacatttaaataaaaattaatatgacatagaaattaatagaagaaaaatgacaaataatttacctcattgcTAAGATTTTCTCCGCTTAGTTGGTTgtcaatcgcttttgctaaagcATTTCTCNNNNNNNNNNNNNNNNNNNNNNNNNNNNNNNNNNNNNNNNNNNNNNNNNNNNNNNNNNNNNNNNNNNNNNNNNNNNNNNNNNNNNNNNNNNNNNNNNNNNNNNNNNNNNNNNNNNNNNNNNNNNNNNNNNNNNNNNNNNNNNNNNNNNNNNNNNNNNNNNNNNNNNNNNNNNNNNNNNNNNNNNNNNNNNNNNNNNNNNNNNNNNNNNNNNNNNNNNNNNNNNNNNNNNNNNNNNNNNNNNNNNNNNNNNNNNNNNNNNNNNNNNNNNNNNNNNNNNNNNNNNNNNNNNGACGAGGTTGAGTGGGTGAGGGCGCAGCTATCCGAGGCTGAGCGTGACTGCGGGAACTTGGTCACGCAGAAGAACTTGTTTGAGTCCGGACTGCTGCAAGGAAGTAAGTACCTGggttatctttttatttgtgtgCTGAACCTTTGTGAGTTTGACTAATATAattgctttgtttgttttggcagTGGCTGGCATCATAAGGGGAAGCACGAAGGTGGCCGTGGACATTGATGAGGCCGAGATGCAGAAGCGGCTGAGGGAGTCGCGGGCCAAGAAAGCTGAAAAGAGTGCCGGAAAACGACCCagggatgatgatgagggtcgGGTTGCGGATGTGCTGGGCAAGAGGAAAGCCATAGAGGAGGCGCACCAGCATGTGATGGGCTCGGGGCCGAGACTTCCGCCCTTTGATCTGCAGGCCCCGCCGAAGCTACCCTTCGGCATGGAGGATGTATTCGCCGAGGGGGTAGAGAAGGTTGACTTCGGCAGGCTTCGGCAGCAGAAGGAGGTCAACCTGGCGATGCACCGACAGGAGGTGCCCTTGGTGAACGTCTTCTTGGAAGGCGTGAAGAGCGACCCTGAGGCCCTGGCAAAGACTCCAGCTTCATCCTTCGTTGACCGGGCCCAGAAGACGATCCTCACCTCTGCCTATGTAAGTGTTTAGGCCTTTTCCGAATGTATTTGTGTTggattatttttgtatcaacCGACTAACATGATTTTGCTTTGGCAGGCGTTTGGCGAGATGTACGTCAGCATGGCCAAGGCTGACAAGGAGATCCAGAGGCTGAAGAGGCGAGATCAGCAGGCCAAGAGCAAAGTGGCGGAGGCAGAGGAGGCCATCCGAGAGAAGAACGCCTTGCTGGCGCAAAAGGCGGCCCTGGCCAAGGAGGTGGCGGCTCGGAccaaggaggtggaggagctgaagaggTCGAAGGCCGAGGAGGTGGCTGCTGCCCGAGCCGAGGCGATCGAGTCCTACCGATCCtcagaggagctgaagagTTATATCATGGATCGGCTGGTTGATGAGCAGCTTCGCTGGGAAGATAGGTTGGTGAGGTTCAACCCCTCACTGGATATTAACTTTGACACCAGCGGCGAGCCTCCTGCCCAGACCCCTCCTGCTGATGCTAGCACCCCGACACCTGAGGCGGAGCCGGCTACTGAGGATGCACCGTCGACCGAGTCCTGAAGGCGTTGCCTTCGTGATGTATGATAGTTATTTTGTACTTTAGTTAATTTGTTGAAACATTTTGCCTTGCATGGAGCAAGGTGgtttattttggttatgtaTGAACCTGTCCTTGCCTGGAGCAAggctgttttttatttatgaaatgaGACTTAGCTTGATAtgcataaaaataacaaatgtgTTGGTAAAAATAACAATGTGAGTATGAAAATGAGCCAGAGTCGGGCATTTTATTGAAATAGATGCCGAAAGGCATAAGGTACAAGTGGTCTAGGGTCTAGGTACCTTACGTCTACCTTAAAGTAAATAATCAAGACCAAAGTATTGCCTTAGGGTCTAGATATGTttacttgtagtagtacttgaggtGGTCAGCGTTCCACGGGTGAGGCAGCGTCTTGCCTGTTGAGTCGCGAAGCTGATAAGTGCCGGGTCGgcagattttgataatctcGTAAGGACCTTCCCATGTAGGGCCGAGGGTACCTTCGTTGGGATTTTTGGNNNNNNNNNNNNNNNNNNNNNNNNNNNNNNNNNNNNNNNNNNNNNNNNNNNNNNNNNNNNNNNNNNNNNNNNNNNNNNNNNNNNNNNNNNNNNNNNNNNNNNNNNNNNNNNNNNNNNNNNNNNNNNNNNNNNNNNNNNNNNNNNNNNNNNNNNNNNNNNNNNNNNNNNNNNNNNNNNNNNNNNNNNNNNNNNNNNNNNNNNNNNNNNNNNNNNNNNNNNNNNNNNNNNNNNNNNNNNNNNNNNNNNNNNNNNNNNNNNNNNNNNNNNNNNNNNNNNNNNNNNNNNNNNNNNNNNNNNNNNNNNNNNNNNNNNNNNNNNNNNNNNNNNNNNNNNNNNNNNNNNNNNNNNNNNNNNNNNNNNNNNNNNNNNNNNNNNNNNNNNNNNNNNNNNNNNNNNNNNNNNNNNNNNNNNNNNNNNNNNNNNNNNNNNNNNNNNNNNNNNNNNNNNNNNNNNNNNNNNNNNNNNNNNNNNNNNNNNNNNNNNNNNNNNNNNNNNNNNNNNNNNNNNNNNNNNNNNNNNNNNNNNNNNNNNNNNNNNNNNNNNNNNNNNNNNNNNNNNNNNNNNNNNNNNNNNNNNNNNNNNNNNNNNNNNNNNNNNNNNNNNNNNNNNNNNNNNNNNNNNNNNNNNNNNNNNNNNNNNNNNNNNNNNNNNNNNNNNNNNNNNNNNNNNNNNNNNNNNNNNNNNNNNNNNNNNNNNNNNNNNNNNNNNNNNNNNNNNNNNNNNNNNNNNNNNNNNNNNNNNNNNNNNNNNNNNNNNNNNNNNNNNNNNNNNNNNNNNNNNNNNNNNNNNNNNNNNNNNNNNNNNNNNNNNNNNNNNNNNNNNNNNNNNNNNNNNNNNNNNNNNNNNNNNNNNNNNNNNNNNNNNNNNNNNNNNNNNNNNNNNNNNNNNNNNNNNNNNNNNNNNNNNNNNNNNNNNNNNNNNNNNNNNNNNNNNNNNNNNNNNNNNNNNNNNNNNNNNNNNNNNNNNNNNNNNNNNNNNNNNNNNNNNNNNNNNNNNNNNNNNNNNNNNNNNNNNNNNNNNNNNNNNNNNNNNNNNNNNNNNNNNNNNNNNNNNNNNNNNNNNNNNNNNNNNNNNNNNNNNNNNNNNNNNNNNNNNNNNNNNNNNNNNNNNNNNNNNNNNNNNNNNNNNNNNNNNNNNNNNNNNNNNNNNNNNNNNNNNNNNNNNNNNNNNNNNNNNNNNNNNNNNNNNNNNNNNNNNNNNNNNNNNNNNNNNNNNNNNNNNNNNNNNNNNNNNNNNNNNNNNNNNNNNNNNNNNNNNNNNNNNNNNNNNNNNNNNNNNNNNNNNNNNNNNNNNNNNNNNNNNNNN comes from Prunus dulcis chromosome 6, ALMONDv2, whole genome shotgun sequence and encodes:
- the LOC117630367 gene encoding myosin-7B-like is translated as MAGIIRGSTKVAVDIDEAEMQKRLRESRAKKAEKSAGKRPRDDDEGRVADVLGKRKAIEEAHQHVMGSGPRLPPFDLQAPPKLPFGMEDVFAEGVEKVDFGRLRQQKEVNLAMHRQEVPLVNVFLEGVKSDPEALAKTPASSFVDRAQKTILTSAYAFGEMYVSMAKADKEIQRLKRRDQQAKSKVAEAEEAIREKNALLAQKAALAKEVAARTKEVEELKRSKAEEVAAARAEAIESYRSSEELKSYIMDRLVDEQLRWEDRLVRFNPSLDINFDTSGEPPAQTPPADASTPTPEAEPATEDAPSTES
- the LOC117632269 gene encoding glucan endo-1,3-beta-glucosidase 8-like, with the translated sequence MFPAWVFFIMLAASTDLVRGLGVNWGQMSSHPLPPTDVVKMLKVNGIMKVKLFDADPKTMKALAGSGLDVMVGIPNEKLDKLSHDYELARKWVKENVTEYLYKGGVSISSVAVGNEPFLSSYNGSYVKTLFPSMKNIQRALDEAGVGGKIKCVVPFNADVYESPSDKPSDGRFRKNIMKEMMEILHFLRAKKAPFVVNIYPFLSLYQTSGFPQEFAFFDNGSPIRDKGAQYSNVFDANYDTLLWALKKVGFANLDIVIGEVGWPTDGNGYCNNRLAKKFYDGLLKKLASEEGTPLRKGYLEVYLFGLFDEDQKSIAPGDFERHWGIFRYDGKPKFPMDLAGQKSGHQMLKGVEGVKYLERQWCVLNSDVRNLSNAQVELNYACSMADCTSLGKQRSCDLELHDRISYAFNEFYQNRDQDVRACDFSGMGTKVTQDPSTGDCIFPVQVALSAGERRHGLSYALSVFAPLFFIMSFFTLL